A stretch of the Corylus avellana chromosome ca6, CavTom2PMs-1.0 genome encodes the following:
- the LOC132184234 gene encoding E3 ubiquitin-protein ligase RING1: protein MSNSGGNPVGGGGGAATSTSAAPQLYFCHQCGRTVTLIPSPSSDLACPDCHGGFLEELENPNPFPNPMPFHNSFFTSSSSDLPGAHPLLFSASPNAVPMFNDLSALFGASAGAARTSPFEEPDAFNPFVFLQNYLQTLGGNVEVVINSAGDTGFRSGVASPNVNLGDYFFGPGLEQLIQQLAENDPNRYGTPPASKSAVQALPDVKISEDLLASDSSQCAVCKETFELDEEAKQMPCKHIYHADCILPWLELHNSCPVCRHELPTDDPDYEQRTLRRSVSLGAGNQTAAAGAGTGAGGSGIADQSQAEGSGENPPTPRTAERRFRISLPFQWPFRAFGSPAETSNSGSGNNNASNDGEGNPGNRGNQNFQSETREEDLD from the coding sequence ATGTCTAATTCCGGCGGAAACCCCGTTGGCGGAGGAGGCGGCGCAGCCACTAGCACCTCAGCGGCGCCTCAGCTCTACTTCTGCCACCAGTGCGGCCGTACTGTGACCCTCATCCCCTCTCCTAGCTCCGATCTCGCCTGCCCCGATTGCCACGGCGGCTTCCTCGAAGAACTCGAAAACCCCAACCCTTTCCCCAATCCCATGCCCTTCCACAATTCCTTCTTTACTTCCTCCTCCTCTGACCTCCCCGGCGCCCATCCCCTCCTCTTCTCCGCCTCCCCCAACGCCGTCCCCATGTTCAACGATCTCTCTGCCCTCTTCGGCGCCTCGGCGGGCGCCGCCCGCACCTCGCCCTTCGAAGAACCTGACGCCTTCAACCCCTTTGTTTTCCTACAGAACTACCTCCAAACCCTAGGCGGCAACGTTGAGGTCGTCATTAACTCGGCCGGCGACACAGGATTCCGCAGCGGTGTCGCTTCGCCCAACGTCAATCTCGGTGACTATTTCTTCGGACCGGGCCTCGAACAACTGATCCAACAGCTGGCCGAGAACGATCCAAACCGGTACGGGACGCCCCCAGCATCGAAATCGGCCGTCCAGGCGTTGCCGGACGTTAAGATTTCAGAGGATTTGTTGGCTTCGGATTCGTCGCAGTGCGCGGTGTGTAAGGAGACGTTCGAGCTGGACGAGGAGGCCAAGCAGATGCCGTGTAAGCACATTTACCATGCGGATTGTATTCTGCCTTGGTTGGAACTGCATAATTCTTGTCCTGTATGTCGCCATGAGCTGCCGACCGATGATCCCGATTACGAGCAAAGGACTCTTAGAAGGTCTGTGTCTTTGGGGGCTGGGAATCAGACAGCGGCTGCTGGTGCTGGTACTGGTGCTGGTGGCAGTGGTATTGCCGATCAGAGTCAGGCTGAGGGTTCTGGAGAGAATCCGCCGACCCCGAGGACCGCGGAGAGGAGGTTTAGGATCTCATTACCATTTCAATGGCCATTTAGGGCGTTCGGGTCACCTGCCGAGACAAGCAATAGTGGGAGTGGCAACAACAATGCAAGCAATGATGGTGAAGGGAATCCTGGAAATAGAGGAAATCAGAACTTCCAATCAGAGACCAGAGAGGAAGATCTTGACTGA
- the LOC132184279 gene encoding AAA-ATPase At2g18193-like translates to MFSLKEMPSSASTLFSAYASFAASMMLVRSMANELVPHELRSYLSSALSYLFTPLSSTLTLVIDECSGMARNQVYQAAEVYLRTKITPATDRLRVSKTPRQKHFTVAIEKGEEINDKFENFHVKWRFICTEPKNQRSGEKRFFELIFNKKFKDQVFDSYLPYVLHRSNAIKEQEKVVKLYNRDCPCDDVEGGGSGMWGSVNLEHPATFETLAMDPDLKKAIVDDMDRFVRRKEFYKKVGKAWKRGYLLYGPPGTGKSSLIAAMANYLKFDIYDLELTSIYGNSDLRRILLSTTNRSILVIEDIDCSVEMQDRQNPGEFRTSSSKLTLSGLLNFIDGLWSSCGDERIIVFTTNKKDRLDPALLRPGRMDVHINMSYCTSRGFRILASNYLGIHQRSNHQLYGEIEALIDSTEVTPAEVAEELMKSDHRDVAFEELVNFLKRKKAASNEIKEEEGAKKTEVQEAKRLRIMRIARNFRRKAIRGMGKRNRSRAVSRQV, encoded by the exons atgttttctctcAAGGAAATGCCCTCCTCCGCCTCCACGCTCTTCTCCGCCTATGCCTCCTTCGCCGCCTCCATGATGCTGGTGCGGTCCATGGCCAACGAGCTCGTCCCCCACGAGCTCCGCTCCTACCTCAGCTCCGCCTTGAGCTACCTATTCACCCCCCTCTCCTCCACCCTCACCCTCGTCATCGACGAGTGCTCCGGCATGGCCCGCAACCAGGTCTACCAAGCCGCCGAGGTCTACCTCCGCACCAAGATCACCCCCGCCACCGACCGCCTCCGAGTCAGCAAAACCCCGCGCCAAAAGCACTTCACCGTCGCCATCGAGAAGGGCGAGGAGATCAACGACAAGTTCGAGAACTTCCACGTCAAGTGGCGCTTCATTTGTACCGAACCCAAGAACCAACGCTCCGGAGAGAAGCGCTTCTTCGAGCTCATCTTCaacaagaaattcaaggacCAAGTGTTCGATTCTTACCTGCCGTACGTTCTGCACAGATCCAACGCCATCAAAGAGCAAGAGAAGGTTGTCAAGCTGTATAACCGCGATTGCCCGTGCGATGACGTGGAGGGAGGCGGTTCGGGCATGTGGGGCTCCGTCAATCTGGAGCATCCGGCCACATTCGAGACGTTGGCCATGGACCCGGACCTCAAGAAGGCCATCGTCGACGACATGGACAGGTTTGTAAGGAGGAAGGAGTTCTACAAGAAGGTGGGTAAGGCTTGGAAGAGAGGATACTTGCTGTACGGTCCACCTGGAACGGGTAAATCGAGCTTGATTGCCGCCATGGCTAATTACCTCAAGTTCGATATCTATGATTTGGAACTCACAAGCATTTACGGAAACTCCGATCTGAGGAGGATTCTGTTGTCCACCACCAATCGCTCCATTCTGGTGATCGAGGATATAGATTGCAGCGTGGAGATGCAAGATCGCCAGAATCCTGGCGAGTTTCGAACTTCTTCCAGCAAG TTGACACTCTCGGGTCTACTGAACTTCATTGATGGTTTGTGGTCAAGCTGTGGGGACGAGCGAATTATTGTTTTCACCACCAACAAGAAGGATCGGCTTGACCCTGCATTGCTGCGTCCTGGTCGAATGGACGTGCACATTAACATGTCATATTGCACTAGCCGTGGGTTTAGAATCTTGGCCTCCAATTACCTCGGCATTCATCAGCGCAGTAACCACCAACTCTATGGAgaaattgaagccctaataGACAGCACAGAGGTCACCCCAGCCGAGGTTGCAGAGGAGCTAATGAAGAGTGATCACCGCGATGTTGCTTTTGAAGAGCTTGTTAATTTCCTCAAACGTAAGAAGGCTGCAAGCaatgaaattaaagaagaagaaggggccAAGAAGACTGAAGTTCAAGAAGCAAAGAGGTTGAgaattatgagaattgctagAAACTTTAGGAGAAAAGCTATAAGAGGAATGGGGAAGAGGAATAGGTCGCGGGCGGTGAGCCGACAAGTGTAA